Below is a window of Komagataella phaffii GS115 chromosome 1, complete sequence DNA.
GAACTGGTGTTGCCTACAGGAATCAGACTTGGCCATAGATCCTTACAGCGGTACTACAGACAAAATCTTGGACATTTGAGCTATTTGAATGATGACGTAAGAACAGTTGCCGTTGCTGATCCCAGAACGATGGGTAACCTTAcccaaaaacaaattcaaaacCTTGAAAAGACAGCATACCTCAAAGAGCAATACTTTAACAGTAAAGCACTAGCCAAGAAAACCAAGTCCATCAGTAATCATAAAAAGTATTATGAGCCCGAAAAATTAAGGTAGTTTCGGACAGCATAAACACTATACTTCAATCTTTATCGTTATTATTGAATCCAATTCCAAATGGCCGacttgaaatttttcttaCCAAGGTACTCTGTTTTTTGGATGTTTTGTCAGATTTATTTGATCCAATTCCTGACTTATCACTAAATTCTTCCGTCTTAGGACTAGCAGGgttcaaagaaagttttgataGTTGGCCAAGGTCATAATCTCTGGGTGCCTTTTTGTTTAGTTCAGATAGCCGATATTCTTCGTGTTTTTGTTGAATGgacttgaaaatttctaatagttcaagtttctcttctaTTCGGCTCTCGATTTTTGCTTCACTGTTTCTTCTATTGGAAGGTATAGGAAggttgttgatatttgaAACGCTATCCAGACGAGTTTTCAGCGTGTGAAATGCGGTAGATTGGGGTAGCAACATCAATATCCCATAGAGGCATCTGTAGAGATAAGGATTTGACTCCGGTGACAATAGCTGCATTCTCAGTTTTGCAAACACTGGACTTTCTAGTAACTGAACTAGTATGTCAATCTGGACCATCAAACTAACGGTTAGTTCGTTTTCTGTAAatgtttccaaaatgcCGAAAGCCAGCTGATAAGATTGACATAGCATACATAATGAAAGTAACGCTGGTGGATTGTGAGACCAGCTCTTGAACAACCTTTTAAAAAGGTTCCAATCTTCTTCGCTTTCGTTCATATTACTTTTTAGGTTCAGATTGTGCCTCAACTTGGTCAATTCAGGAGCAGTGATTAAATTATTGTTCAACATTTGCACCATAATCGATATGAACCCAAGATCCGGCTCATTCTCTAAAACTTTTGCCAATGAACTGTATATCATCTCTGGGTTAAGAGAGATACAAAGGGTTCTTAATATAAAGTTACCTCTACTTTCTAAGAGAAGTCTATcacttttgaaaagctgcAGTAGGTCTATCAtaaatgattcaaaatatttATCGTTTCCTCTGTTGGCAATGTTCGCCAGCAGTTGTAAAACTTTATCAATAACCTTTTCACTGGGATCACTCATAGCTCGAAGCAAATGCACGGATATGGTTTcattattgttggaaagaACTTCTTCGAAGCATTTGTCATTCAACATTATTAACCAGTCCAAGGCTGCTAGTCGAGTCTGTTCTTTGTCGTTCAAGGaattcaaagtcaagaCTTTAACAATTTGGGAAATATTCAAACTTTTATCATCACCCTCAATCTCATGCCCTTCGATTAATTTCATAAGCTCCAAGTTCAGTTGTATTGCACTCTCTCTTGACGTTCCCTCATGGGCAACAATTGACAGTAAAATGCTCAGAATATCAGGTATCAGGGGTATAAAACTCAAGGGTGATATTTTTAGTAGCGTGGCTAACCAAGACAGAACAACAATTTGTATTTCCTCCTTGGATGAATCTAAGTGGGATATTAGAATGTGAATGATCTCTGGAAAATCCAGATTAATATCTTGACCATGTATATAGTTTCCTTCGACAATACGCTGGATCGGATGGTCAACTTTAACTGAGGAGCCACTTTCATTGTCTAAAGTTAGCTTATTAGTggtattttctttctttgattcttgcagtattttttttatcTCATTGATGTTTTCGATCTCTTGGAGCAGTAGATCAAGCAAACTGTGGGTAGCAACTTTGACATCATCATGTCCATCACTTAAAAACTGGATCAAGCCACTCAAAAAAGTCGGAAGATAGTAAATCAAATCTAAATCTGATATAGAATCTAAAAGTCTGATCCAAGAAACCAGAAACATACGAACGTAGGGGTTCATTACGTAAATTCTTTCCTTTAGTAAAATGATGAACTTGGGAAGCGAAAAAGCCAATGGAGATTGGGGCTCATTAACTTGGATTGTCTTTCCATTAGGTTTTTCCACAGTGGACTTTAACTCCTTGTAATCCTCCGGTTTTTTGACGTTCAAGACAGACACGTAGGTGGTTGCCTTTTCAGCCACGATGTCTTTGATGAGGCGGTCCAGTAAATCAGCACCTTTCTTGACACTGACTTCTGAATCAGCAGTCAATTTGCACAgattatcaaaaatttcGTTGAAATACAGCAAGATTTCACCCTTGGCGACTTTGGATATGTTGTATAGAGATTCACAGGCATAATAACGAACCCTTGCATCCTGATCACCAAAACACGCCAAAACGGGGTGAATGATCTTCTCTAAATATTTTGGTACTTCATGCTGTCCCAAGGCAATTGCGGTAGCAGCCAATCCAATGAGACCTCCATTTCTTGAGTTTGGCTGGTGAACAGCGTAGGCAAAGTCTCTAGATAACTTCGAGATAATTTCATTGATCTTGTTAGAATCGCCGGCTTTTATCAGgtctttgatcaatttctccaattcCAAAGCGGCGGCTTTTCTCTTTTCGTAAAGCCTGTCATTCAGGCCCCTTTGGATGTTTTTATccattgttgttggtgGGGACGGAGGT
It encodes the following:
- a CDS encoding Protein involved in regulated synthesis of PtdIns(3,5)P(2), with product MDKNIQRGLNDRLYEKRKAAALELEKLIKDLIKAGDSNKINEIISKLSRDFAYAVHQPNSRNGGLIGLAATAIALGQHEVPKYLEKIIHPVLACFGDQDARVRYYACESLYNISKVAKGEILLYFNEIFDNLCKLTADSEVSVKKGADLLDRLIKDIVAEKATTYVSVLNVKKPEDYKELKSTVEKPNGKTIQVNEPQSPLAFSLPKFIILLKERIYVMNPYVRMFLVSWIRLLDSISDLDLIYYLPTFLSGLIQFLSDGHDDVKVATHSLLDLLLQEIENINEIKKILQESKKENTTNKLTLDNESGSSVKVDHPIQRIVEGNYIHGQDINLDFPEIIHILISHLDSSKEEIQIVVLSWLATLLKISPLSFIPLIPDILSILLSIVAHEGTSRESAIQLNLELMKLIEGHEIEGDDKSLNISQIVKVLTLNSLNDKEQTRLAALDWLIMLNDKCFEEVLSNNNETISVHLLRAMSDPSEKVIDKVLQLLANIANRGNDKYFESFMIDLLQLFKSDRLLLESRGNFILRTLCISLNPEMIYSSLAKVLENEPDLGFISIMVQMLNNNLITAPELTKLRHNLNLKSNMNESEEDWNLFKRLFKSWSHNPPALLSLCMLCQSYQLAFGILETFTENELTVSLMVQIDILVQLLESPVFAKLRMQLLSPESNPYLYRCLYGILMLLPQSTAFHTLKTRLDSVSNINNLPIPSNRRNSEAKIESRIEEKLELLEIFKSIQQKHEEYRLSELNKKAPRDYDLGQLSKLSLNPASPKTEEFSDKSGIGSNKSDKTSKKQSTLVRKISSRPFGIGFNNNDKD